The nucleotide window ACAGTTGTAGCACCTCCATAAGTGATTAGTAGATTCTTACATTATTATACCATATTTTTGCACATTCTCTGATTATTGGTATAAACGTTATCAATCTACAAAATTCTACGATTTTCTACTTGATTTCAATTTATTAGAATGATTAAATAAAAATGAGAGACTTTTTAGAAATGAGGTTGCACACCAACGTGTTACATTACAGAACATATTTACATGAGCCTAACGCACCGTGGGTAACATTTATTCATGGGGCAGGTGGAAGTTCATCCATCTGGTATAAACAAATTAAGGAATATAAACAACGATTTAATGTGTTATGTATCGATTTAAGGGGCCATGGAAAGTCCGATGTCACATGGCAAAAAGGTGATACCTTTAATGAAATTGCGGAAGATGTAAAAAAAGTTTTGGATCATCTTAATCTAACCAAAACCCATATGATTGGCATTTCTTTAGGAACGATTGTCGTTCAAACATTCGCTAGAATTTATCCAAATCAAGTAGAGTCTATGATATTAGCAGGTGCGGTTATTCAACTGAATCTTCGAACTAAATTCTTGTTATCGATTGGGAATATGTGCAAAAATATTTTTCCTTACATGTGGCTTTACCGTTTTTTCGCTTGGATTATCATGCCAAAGAAATCACACACTGAATCTCGTTACGCCTTTATCAGGCAAGCTAAGAAAATGTGCCAAAAGGAATTTGTCAGGTGGTTTTCTTTAACAAAATCCGTAAACCCGTATTTACGTAACCTACAAAAAGTCGTTAAAGGCATTCCCACATTATTTATTATGGGACAAGAAGACTATTTATTCATCACACCTGTGAAAGAATTGGTAAAACGTCAAAAAGATTTAGAATTAGCCTCTATTGAAAATTGTGGTCACGTATGCAATATTGACCAGCCTGAACGTTTTAATGAGATTTCTATTGACTTTATAAACGATTTGACATCAAAATCAACTATTATTTCTGCATAAAAAACGAACTAGACTATGTCTAGTTCGTTTTTTCTATTACCGCACAATTATTGGAGTAGTAGATAACTTGAAAAGTCGCTCTTTACATGTTAATGGGTCTATATCCGAATGTAATGAATCAGCAAGAAGCCCGCTTGTTTATACCTCTTCACCATTTTCTGTAGTCTACACCTACTCCAATCATTAGCGAACAAGAATGCGTAGCTGAACTGTTCTTTTTCAATCTGGAGATATTTAGTAAGTACACTCTAGAAATGCACGTAATCTAAAACATTCTAATTTCGCTAACCGGTTGCTCACCCTTCAATATTTTGTGAATAGTCTCTATTGATAAAAGGAGAATGCTAGTAATGGAGAATTTCTAACAAACTATTCCAAGTATGTTGAACTCCTTTCTCCAAAGCGTGTAGATTCTCACCAAAGTCACCTTGTCTTGTTATCTTATAGTGTAGTAGGAGTGCAACTGAATTTAAGTGTTGTGCTGCATGGCAATCATTTGTTGTTTAACGTTATTTTGTTGAGAAGTTGGCTCTTGTTGTTCTTTAATTTTTTTAATATCCATACGGATAAGGAACGAAGTAATTAATGCGATTGTAAGAAATGCTGAGAATATATAAAATGTAGCATTATAGCTGTTTGTTGTATCTTTAATATAGGATACGAGCATTGGTCCGAACACACCGGCCATAGACCAAGATGTTAGTAAATAACCGTGGATTGCACCTAATTGCTTTGTACCAAATAAATCTCCAATAAAGGCTGGTAAAGAGGCAAATCCCCCACCATAAATGGTTAAAATAAGGAAAATTAATGTTATAAAAACAGCCTGGTTTGAAACGGTTGGTAAGATTAAAAATGCTACGAGTTGAAGGGAGAAAAATATCGTAAACACATTGGTTCTTCCTAAATAATCTGATGCAGTAGCCCAACCGATACGTCCACCACCGTTAAAGAACCCCATTATTCCAACCATACTTGCTGCTGCTACAGCTGTCATACCTACTTTTTCTTGAGCCATTGGTGAAGCAACTGATATGAGCATAATTCCTGATGATATATTAATAAACATCATTACCCATAACATCCAGAATCGTTTTGTTTTTACTGCTTCGTTTGCAGTAAGCTGTGCAAGGTCTTGTTTGATTTTACCTTTTCCTTTTTGTGACGCTTCCTTCATGGCAGCTGGTACCCATCCTTCTTCAGGTCGTGCTATATATAATGCTCCTGAGATCATAAGGATAAAATATGTAATACCTAGAATAAAAAATGTTTGTGATAGTCCAACATTTTCAATTAAATAGTTGGCAACGGGACTACAAATTAATGCGCCTGCTCCAAACCCCATAACTGCCATACCAGTAGCTAAACCACGGCGATCAGGGAACCATTTGACTAATGTTGACACCGGCGCTATATAGCCGATTCCTAATCCCATTCCACTAATGAGTCCATACGTTAAATAATATCCGTATAATGATTCAAGTTGTATAGCAAATCCAGTCCCAATAAGACCACTTGAAAATAAAATAGCTGCAACGATAGCAGAAAAACGAGGGCCTTTTTTCTCAACTACCTTGCCGAAAAACGCTGCTGACGTTCCTAAACAAAATATTGCGATGGTAAATGCCAGGGCAGTCTCAGTGCTGCTCCACCCTAATTCATCATGAATTGGTTTTTTATATACACTGTATGCGTATACAGAACCGATTGAAATGTGGATGGCAATCGCAGATAAAGCAATTAACCAACGGTTTTTTTGTTTCATTTGAAATCTCTCCTTTTTATTGTGAGTTGTAAATAAATGAGTTAAGTTTGTGAAAGTTATCACAAGTATTATGCATTTTTATTATACTGTGAAAAAAATTGATTAGTATCTAATGAATATGACTACTTTGTGAAATATTGAACATAAATATTTTATGCGACATCTATTTCACTGTCCAAGATTGATTAATCTTTTATTTGTAAGGAAAAGGAGATGAAATGAATCATTATTTAGTGGCGTTCGGAAGAATTTAGTAACTACCAAAGGAGGCAGGATGTTCATTATTAAAAAAAACTCTTTTCTTACCATTGTATACCAATGTTCCCCGTTTCACTGTTAAGCGAAAATCTATTAAAAAGCATCGTGTATTTACTTTCAAAAAGAATGCCCTTTTCACTTATCGAAAAAGGGCATTTTGATTCCAACAGAGGAATGTACATGTTATTCAACATCTATCTTATCGGTACTCCGTTTGATTATTTCTTTATATGTTCATTCAATTCATGAACATCCTTCTCTTTCACCTTCAATGAGCCATTAACGATGGTGTTTTTTTCGAACGTGTAGCTAGGGGCATTGGCTCCTGAACTGGAGGTGTCAATTGCCACAACTCCTTCTCTTGTATGAATGCGGTTTCCCTTCATCGTGATTCCGAAAATTCCCGTTGCTTTTGGCTCATCTCCATTTGGCCCAAATTTAAATAGTGAAGTATGTGTAACCGTATTATTTTCTGCAAGAATTGTACTATCGACTACCTCAAAGTTCTTTGCCTGCTGAACATATACTGCTCCCCCAAAGCCAATATTATCAGTTAGTTCTAACTGACTATTTTTTATCGACACTTCTGGCTCTGCCTCCGCTTCTGATGTAACAGTTAGAAACCGCTCCTTTGCCGTTAGCTTGCTGTTTACGAATATATAGCTTCCTTTTGTACGAATTGCCAGTTCACCTGCATCAAATGTTGCATTCGTATAGGTTCCAGCAACTAATTTCGTACCGTTTTTTGCTTTATCTGTAATCGTTAAATTCTCGTACGTACTGTCAGCATGTCCTTCTCCAAAAAGGATTCCTGGCACTCTCTTGTTGGTTGTATCCGCTAAAATCGTGACATCTTTTACTATGACTGGATTTCTCCCTATATAAAAAGAGGCACGGTCCTGTC belongs to Bacillus spongiae and includes:
- a CDS encoding alpha/beta hydrolase, encoding MLHYRTYLHEPNAPWVTFIHGAGGSSSIWYKQIKEYKQRFNVLCIDLRGHGKSDVTWQKGDTFNEIAEDVKKVLDHLNLTKTHMIGISLGTIVVQTFARIYPNQVESMILAGAVIQLNLRTKFLLSIGNMCKNIFPYMWLYRFFAWIIMPKKSHTESRYAFIRQAKKMCQKEFVRWFSLTKSVNPYLRNLQKVVKGIPTLFIMGQEDYLFITPVKELVKRQKDLELASIENCGHVCNIDQPERFNEISIDFINDLTSKSTIISA
- a CDS encoding OFA family MFS transporter is translated as MKQKNRWLIALSAIAIHISIGSVYAYSVYKKPIHDELGWSSTETALAFTIAIFCLGTSAAFFGKVVEKKGPRFSAIVAAILFSSGLIGTGFAIQLESLYGYYLTYGLISGMGLGIGYIAPVSTLVKWFPDRRGLATGMAVMGFGAGALICSPVANYLIENVGLSQTFFILGITYFILMISGALYIARPEEGWVPAAMKEASQKGKGKIKQDLAQLTANEAVKTKRFWMLWVMMFINISSGIMLISVASPMAQEKVGMTAVAAASMVGIMGFFNGGGRIGWATASDYLGRTNVFTIFFSLQLVAFLILPTVSNQAVFITLIFLILTIYGGGFASLPAFIGDLFGTKQLGAIHGYLLTSWSMAGVFGPMLVSYIKDTTNSYNATFYIFSAFLTIALITSFLIRMDIKKIKEQQEPTSQQNNVKQQMIAMQHNT